The nucleotide sequence CTGATAGGACTTGCTGCCGAAGCAGGCGAAGTCTGTCCATCCGAGGTCATCCACGAGGATGAAGATGAAGTTGAGCGGCTTATCGGAAACACTGGCGGCGCGAAGGCTGGCGGTTGATAGAAGGCAAAGCAGCAGGACGGCCATCCGGAGATGATGAAGTGAGCGATTCATGTGCAACAGAGCAAGACGTTGGGAGTTGAACGGATGTTTCAAGGAAAACAGAAACGGGATTTTTTAGCTACGGAATTTCACGGATGGAACACGGGATGAGGAAGGGGTGATGGCGTCTGCGGGTTATTTCGCAGTTCTTCGGGTTGAGGGCAACCTGCGGTTCGAAGAAAAAAGGCGCAACCGTTGCCGGTTGCGCCTGAAGAAGAAAACTTATCGCGCTAATTGCTTGGCACGCTAGGCGGGCGTTGGCCCGTTCTTTGTGTCTGTGGCTTGTCTCCCGAAGCGAGCATGCTGGAGAGCATGTCGTGATTCTTCGGTATGATCGTGATGCGGGCTTCGCCCTCGATGATTTTTTGCATCTCAAGGATGTCGAACATCGTCGCAGCGACTTCCTTGTCTTGCGATATACGGTTCAGAGCGGTGCCGACGATCTGCGGGCGGATGGCTTTCGCTTTCGCGAACTCCACCGCTGCTTTGCGTTCCGCCGTGCTGGTGATGATGCTTACCTGGTTCGCACCATCCTGCTTGATGGCAGAGGTCACCTGGCGCAGACGGTTCACCACCTTGCTCTCGATCTGGCGGATCATACCGGCATCGCGGAAGTGTACTTTGCGGATGTAAACGGAGCCGAGCTTGTAACCCCACTCGTGCGACTTGGGCGAAACCTCGTCACGCACGGTGTGGCTCATGCCGTGACGGTCACACATGAGTTTATCGAGCGGCATGTTGCTCAGGCTGCGCACGGTCGAGTTGCTGACGTTCGCCGCGAGCGAGCCGCGCGGGTCGGTGTTCTTGAAGAGATAGGCGACAGGGTCGCTGATCATCATCTCATACCAGATACCGATACCGATGGGTGCGCCCTCCTCGGAATTCACCGGCTGGCTGCGGAGATATTCCTGGTCAATGCGCATATCCACCACCAGGCAACGGCCCAGCCAGTGCACTAGGAATGCGCGCCAGCCGAGTCGCGGGAAGAGGAAGTAAAAGCCCGGTTCATCGATGATGCCGATGACCTTGCCGAAGAGCATGTAAACGTGGCAGCGCCGTTCCTCCACGATGGTGTAGGCGATGATCATGCGGCACAGGCCCAGCAAGATGGGCACTACGATGAAGCAGGCGACGAACGTCACCACAGCAGCGATCAAGAAGCTCACTTTTCCACCTCCACGAAGACTTTTTCGGCCTGTTCGAACATCGAGAGACGCACATTGCGGCGATATGCCTCCAGCGCGCCTGAACCATTTTGTTTCAGATCGGTCAATTGCTGCGCCATGCGTTCGAGCGGTTCCACTTCGGCTTGCGCCTTCAGCGTTTCGATCTCCACTGCACGTTTGGATTGCACGATCTTTTGATCGGCAGAAGCTTGTGCCAAGCTGATGTCCGAGGACACTTGATTGTGCGCGGTATTGATTGCCGCGAGCGCGGATTCGACTTCCTCCGGTGGGTCGATGCCGGTGATGAGCGAGGCATCCAATACCATGCCGTAACGCGCGGAAGAGGAACGGCATTCGCGGTCCATGTGTTCGTTCAGGTCACGCAGGTTTTTGCGCAGATCGTTGATGGACACGCCGATCGCGGAAGCGAGTTCTTCCGGGGAATCGATCATGCCATCGGGAGGCGTGGTGGACACAGCCTTGCTTTGCGCGCGCGGGACGAGTTGCACACCCGCTTCCGTCGTCTTGGGCACATTGATCTCACGACTACAGGATGGACAGGCGACGCGCGACCCGGCATTGGCCGGTTCCAGAGCCAGTTTTTGCCGGCATTGCGGACACTCAAAGATCAGGTCCATTGCCACGGGTGCCTCAAACGTCGCGATACGCTCACGCAGTACTGAAACGAAATAACCCATGATATGCGCGAAGGGATTCTTCACGCCGAAAAGGTAGGCGTAGAGATTGCGGTCCGAAACGCGGTAACGTATCTGGCCCGTGAGGCCGACGTTCAACTGGTCTTTCGTCACCGCTTCCAGCATCCGCCCACCTTGATTGGCCATCGGGTTTTCGGGATCGAACGCCATATTCACCGTCTGGGTGGCCACGGAAACTTTATACACCTTTTCCCACGGGAATTTCCAATAAGGTCCCCCTGGCGGGATCACTCGCACCTGCGGGAAGATGTAGCGCTCGCGCTCGCTTTCGCGCAACGTCTCGGAGATGGGATCTTCGAGCGTGGTCTTGCCCTCAATCCGTTCTGCCCGTCCGAAGCTGGTCTTCACCGCGCGTTCGTTCTGATCCACGGTGTAAAAGCCCGCGACCAAGTAACGCACGAGGAACCACGCCACGAACCCCACTATTATTCCAAAAAAGATACCCATAATTTTCTGGCTGGTTTGGATTTATTTTCTGCGACATTCGCATGAGAACAAATTCCTCTGCAAAGCACGATGATAAAAAGCGGGAACATTTGTAGCGCCTCTGTCCGCAGGAAAACGAATCCCGTCCAGACCTGCGTCCGGACGGGATGCATAAATCTGTATGATTATCTTACTTCGCGGCGAGCGCTTTCTCGATGGCAGCAGCCATCTCGGGAGATTCCGGCGTTACCTTGGAATCGAAGCGCGCGAGTATCTTGCCATCTTTGCCGATGAGGAACTTGTTGAAGTTCCACTTGATATCGCCCGGGAACGGTGAGTCCTTGCCCGCCAGTGCAGTGTAGAGCGGATGCCGGTTCGCACCGTTCACCTCGATCTTGTCATACAGCGGGAAGGTCACGTTGAATTTGCTGGAGCAGAATTCTTTGATCTGCTCGTTCGTGCCCGGTTCCTGTCCGCCGAACTGGTTGCACGGCATGCCCACCACCGTGAAGCCCTTGTCCTTGTATTTCTGCTGGATCGCTTCCAGGCCGGTGTATTGCTTTGTGTAACCGCACTTGGAGGCCACGTTCACCACGAGGATGACCTTGCCTTTGTGATCTTTGAGGGCGGCATCCTTGCCATTGATGTCCTTGAGCGGGATATCGAGAACCGATTGGGCGGCAAAAGCCGTAAGTGTGACGAGTGCCATAGCAGCTACGAGTGCGGTGAATTTCATGCCGGGCACTCTGATTTGCCCGGCCTCCGCTGTCAAATGGCTTAAAACACAGGGGCCACAGGCTGTATGCCCGCGTCCTTCGCGATTGGCAGAAACGCTGCCAAGTCATTCACCAGCGGGAAATCCACTCCGTTCACGAAAAGATTCTTCACCAGCTCTGGCGTTTCGGCGTGGTAATAATTCACCCGCACACCATTCGCTTTTAACAATCGCACTTGTTCGGCGGAGACTTCCCCCTTTCCTAACAATTGGATAAACCCCGCTTTCATCGCGATCGTCTGCTGCACATAATCCAAGCTATTCGCCTGGCGATCCATATTGCAGATGAGAATGTCCCGCTCCACCTCTCGTGCAGCTTTTGCCGCCTCACCACCACACGCCATGAATGCCTGATGTTGCCGCTTGGCTCGCACAATCGCTTTCGCCACCGCTGCGCCGAGCGCAGCACCGCCTTTCAAGTGACAGTTCAACCACACATTGCGCGGCATCATCTCCAGCGTTTCCTCAAAAGTAGGGATGCGTGTTCCAGTAAACCGCACGTCCTTTTTCACACCCGCATCCAATGCTCGCAATTCCTTGAAGGCCAGCTCTGTCACCTTGCCCTTGCCGTTTGTGGTGCGATCCACCGTGGCATCATGCATCAGCACCAGCTCACCATCACGCGAGAGCTGCACATCGAACTCGATCATCTGTGCGCCCAGCCGGATCGCCTCCTGAAACGCCGGGATCGTATTCTCCGGATGCGTCGCCATCGCTCCACGATGCGCACACAACCCGCGCTGCGGCATTGCGATTTCCGATCCGAGGGATTTGCTCCACGAAGCAGTCGCCGTGAAAGCCCCCAACGCAGTTAGAAACGTGCGCCGGGGAAAACGTAAGGAGTCTCGGAACATGAGATCGATTTTGCCTCGCGAGAGAATCTCCCGACAAGCAAAACCGCTTCACCTCTCATCCCTCGCCCCTGGCTTTACCCGTGCAGCTTGCGCAGCACCATCGCGTTGTAGCTCCGCGTCACGCCTTCTTGCGATTTCACCTTCAACGAGCCCTTCACGATCTCGATCACCACACCCGCGATGCCGTTGATCTCCACATGCGCACCGAACGTGCATTGCGGATAATCTTCGCGGCCCATGTAATCCCGGAGCGGCTTTACTGGCGCGCTGAAGTCCGGTTGCTCGATCACATTGCGCGGTGGCGCATTCACTACCGGCGCTGGCGTCGGCTGCTTGTAAGTCGGCCGTGAGGGACGTTCCTCCTGCTTCGGTTGCGGGCCGTAAACGCGTTTCAGCACATTCGCATTGAACCGTTGCGCCACACCATGGCGTGGCTTCACTTTGAATGATTTGTCCACCAGTTCCACCACGATGCCTGTGAACCCGCCGATCTCCAGGTGCTCACCCAGCAGACACTTAGGATAATCTTCCCGCGTGATGAACTCCGTGATCGGTCGCGCAGCCGTGAGATACTTCTCCTCGGATACCACGATCTCCGCCTCCGTCTCCTCGGTTTCTTCATCGTCCTGATCATCGCGGGAAGCAGTGTTGCTATCGCTTGCGCCGTAGGAAGACGTGGAACGTTCTGGCTCTGGCGCGGGTGCCGGGCGCTGTGCTGGAGCGTAAAGTTTGCGCAACACATGGCCGTTATAACTCTGCACAGAACCATCCTGTGCCTTGACCTTCAGCGACTGGTTCACGATCTCGATGACGATGCCCGGACGACCGCCGATCTCGATCAGCTCGCCCAACGCGCTTTTGGGAAAGTCCGGCTGGACCACCAGCTCGGTGATGTCCCGGGGCGTGCCCGCATACTTGCTGGCATCCACCGTGGGCTTGTTAGGCGCCGCTGCTGGTGTGCTTGCGACATTTTCTTCCGTTTCGTTACGATTATCCGCGTTGTTTGGCAACTGCATGAGCCCGCCATCTTTACTGGCTGTGCGCGGGAATGCGAAAGGTTTTTTTGTGAAAATATTTTTCCACCCGATTTCGCAGCCGCTTGGGGGAAGAGGCGCAGCGAGCTTCAAAGGGGGAGTCCGTTTGTATTGAGCTGACTGCCATCCGATCTGGCCACCCACCGGACTGGGGGCATAGTCTCTTCATCTGAAAACTTGAAACTCCCTCCCCGCCGCCTACCCTTGCCCGTTCATGAGTCAAACGAGCGCACCTAAAGCAGCGAAATGGCCTTTTCTGATGGCCGATCTGGTCCTTCTCGCCGTTGCCGGCCTTATCATCCAGCGCGGCCACTATCCTTTGGAGCCTTTCGAGCTCGCCGGTGTCGTTGCTTGCGGTGTCGTCGGCGCTTGGTGTCTTATCCAGCCCTTCCTGCGGGAATACGAGGCTGTTGTCCGGTTTGCGGAGTCTGATTCTCTTACCTCCGTGGTCGAGCAGACGCATAACCTGGAAAAAGTCGCCCAAGACATCGCCTCGGCGCAAAACTTTTTGCAGACCGCCCAGTTGGAGAACCAGAAGGCCACCGAGGCTGCCCGGGCAATCGGTGACCGCATGACTGCCGAGGCCAAGCAATTCGCCGAGTTCATGAAGTCGGCGAACGATACGGAAAAAGGCCATCTGCGCCTGGAGGTCGAGAAACTACGCCGCTCTGAAGGGGATTGGCTGCAGGTCGTTGTCCGTATGCTGGATCA is from Verrucomicrobiia bacterium and encodes:
- a CDS encoding SPFH domain-containing protein: MSFLIAAVVTFVACFIVVPILLGLCRMIIAYTIVEERRCHVYMLFGKVIGIIDEPGFYFLFPRLGWRAFLVHWLGRCLVVDMRIDQEYLRSQPVNSEEGAPIGIGIWYEMMISDPVAYLFKNTDPRGSLAANVSNSTVRSLSNMPLDKLMCDRHGMSHTVRDEVSPKSHEWGYKLGSVYIRKVHFRDAGMIRQIESKVVNRLRQVTSAIKQDGANQVSIITSTAERKAAVEFAKAKAIRPQIVGTALNRISQDKEVAATMFDILEMQKIIEGEARITIIPKNHDMLSSMLASGDKPQTQRTGQRPPSVPSN
- a CDS encoding SPFH domain-containing protein yields the protein MGIFFGIIVGFVAWFLVRYLVAGFYTVDQNERAVKTSFGRAERIEGKTTLEDPISETLRESERERYIFPQVRVIPPGGPYWKFPWEKVYKVSVATQTVNMAFDPENPMANQGGRMLEAVTKDQLNVGLTGQIRYRVSDRNLYAYLFGVKNPFAHIMGYFVSVLRERIATFEAPVAMDLIFECPQCRQKLALEPANAGSRVACPSCSREINVPKTTEAGVQLVPRAQSKAVSTTPPDGMIDSPEELASAIGVSINDLRKNLRDLNEHMDRECRSSSARYGMVLDASLITGIDPPEEVESALAAINTAHNQVSSDISLAQASADQKIVQSKRAVEIETLKAQAEVEPLERMAQQLTDLKQNGSGALEAYRRNVRLSMFEQAEKVFVEVEK
- a CDS encoding glutathione peroxidase; its protein translation is MALVTLTAFAAQSVLDIPLKDINGKDAALKDHKGKVILVVNVASKCGYTKQYTGLEAIQQKYKDKGFTVVGMPCNQFGGQEPGTNEQIKEFCSSKFNVTFPLYDKIEVNGANRHPLYTALAGKDSPFPGDIKWNFNKFLIGKDGKILARFDSKVTPESPEMAAAIEKALAAK
- a CDS encoding glycerophosphodiester phosphodiesterase family protein, whose translation is MPQRGLCAHRGAMATHPENTIPAFQEAIRLGAQMIEFDVQLSRDGELVLMHDATVDRTTNGKGKVTELAFKELRALDAGVKKDVRFTGTRIPTFEETLEMMPRNVWLNCHLKGGAALGAAVAKAIVRAKRQHQAFMACGGEAAKAAREVERDILICNMDRQANSLDYVQQTIAMKAGFIQLLGKGEVSAEQVRLLKANGVRVNYYHAETPELVKNLFVNGVDFPLVNDLAAFLPIAKDAGIQPVAPVF
- the grpE gene encoding nucleotide exchange factor GrpE → MSQTSAPKAAKWPFLMADLVLLAVAGLIIQRGHYPLEPFELAGVVACGVVGAWCLIQPFLREYEAVVRFAESDSLTSVVEQTHNLEKVAQDIASAQNFLQTAQLENQKATEAARAIGDRMTAEAKQFAEFMKSANDTEKGHLRLEVEKLRRSEGDWLQVVVRMLDHTFAIHHAAVLSGQRGLVEQMTQFQLALRDAARRVGVVAYGAQAGEAFDAQKHHPADGKVPEGPAQVAEATAPGYTFQGRLVRPALVVLAKPQTGPDPVAETVSGQEPSLL